The following are encoded together in the Candida orthopsilosis Co 90-125, chromosome 5 draft sequence genome:
- a CDS encoding Oma1 protein (S. cerevisiae homolog OMA1 has metalloendopeptidase activity, has role in misfolded or incompletely synthesized protein catabolic process and localizes to mitochondrial inner membrane), which translates to MFKSNILTRICQTGCKQFKRSQFVPFAKPTNAIQIRPYASYRRFNNSQSSTNIYEYYLSLLTSRKALYIGGGLLGFYLFNLHEAPFTHRLRFIWIPFWIETKIGDYSYRQIMSQYGSMILPHSNPLYGRISSIMNKLLATAIANNEDQTQKRHLKELHWEINIIQNDSLPPNAFILPNGKIFIFSSILPICENDDGLATVLSHELSHQLAQHSSEQLSSQPFYMFLSAVLYSMTGVSWFNDLLINGLFTMPASREMETEADHIGCEILAKSCFNPDQSVKFWERMGREEQNLTRKMGGSATNSILGQWFSTHPATTKRIHDIEEWLPKLREMRESSGCYDYGKFHDFSANYFKRQ; encoded by the coding sequence ATGTTTAAATCTAACATATTGACTCGAATTTGCCAAACTGGATGCAAGCAATTCAAGCGCTCCCAATTTGTACCTTTCGCGAAGCCCACCAATGCAATTCAAATCAGACCTTATGCTTCCTACCGTCGTTTCAATAATTCTCAATCATCAACTAACATCTACGAATACTACTTGCTGCTACTTACGAGCAGAAAGGCATTGTACATAGGCGGAGGTCTCTTGGGCTTTTATCTTTTCAATCTCCATGAGGCACCTTTTACTCATAGACTTCGATTTATTTGGATCCCATTTTGGATCGAGACAAAGATTGGTGACTATAGTTACAGACAAATAATGTCCCAATATGGTTCTATGATCTTACCTCATCTGAACCCACTTTATGGAAGGATATCCAGTATCATGAATAAGTTACTTGCAACGGCAATAGCCAATAACGAAGACCAGACCCAGAAGAGACATTTGAAGGAATTACATTGGGAGATTAACATAATTCAAAACGACTCGTTACCACCAAATGCTTTCATTTTGCCTAACGGAAAGATCTTTATATTTAGTTCGATCTTGCCTATTTGTGAGAATGACGATGGATTGGCAACAGTCTTATCCCACGAATTGTCACATCAATTGGCTCAACACTCAAGCGAACAATTGAGCTCACAGCCATTTTATATGTTTTTGTCGGCAGTGTTATACTCAATGACGGGTGTTTCATGGTTCAATGATTTGCTTATCAATGGTCTCTTTACAATGCCCGCCAGTAGGGAGATGGAAACAGAGGCCGATCATATTGGATGTGAAATATTGGCCAAAAGTTGTTTTAATCCTGATCAGTCTGTTAAGTTCTGGGAAAGGATGGGAAGAGAAGAACAAAACTTGACCAGAAAAATGGGTGGAAGTGCTACAAACTCGATTTTGGGGCAATGGTTTTCTACCCATCCAGCCACTACAAAGAGAATTCATGACATTGAAGAATGGTTGCCAAAGTTGAGAGAGATGAGAGAAAGTAGTGGCTGCTATGATTATGGTAAATTCCATGACTTTAGTGCCAATTACTTCAAGAGACAGTAG
- a CDS encoding Vac7 protein (protein similar to S. cerevisiae Fab1p, an regulator involved in phospholipid metabolism) → MSDEKHNEMKSDAQSVSAVSEEVKIKNSHDEQDAISAKSSKLKDNRARSSPSKNTKNLEISTRSHSRLGEHASLDPSNKTKKAVEDQKTQDTSTTENQTRLSQTSSSNGVPKIGMSQHVPASGSTTPSRPSHSLQPNAQLNRSTINNINKSLKAKQKIIHSKEPHPKNTALISNMINKSPQSSVFPSLSSGPSKIDLEFAAQSNPGLLKNNGVSTSTPTLKTGNRVANDENAKHDLTRLPQPSIASLPQSQIEGQSRQQSQQALPSTNFTLHPNISNLNTSSVANLNDKDMPNKQAKQKKIAKQSSTKTDFFAAKLASAVDDVESSDSDETFVYENNDDTFDTTNNANPMNLADGVSINGSVSGAHTSYPGGKAPPSVFEAEQLNDNKPHRLMSSKAPSIANSMNSQAHLDTHVLRRPVQGRALSGTSIIESGQRSPMHTAISDRVSIQDLSLPQGDKSKRTVSVSQSINDGCNNDVYSFQESEGELGRGTSTEDEGSDRANPTQGNISTNQLTSQQYLHTSQAPAESSVAQSISSKNALKREHKSSTTSSKLRSTTSKLFDKKGSQPRRYSTIPDDIDIEDFDDELIYYDNNVKFPHPNESSSLLNSNQRIPHYRSLNLSFPRTRGQSKRFLSTGQPLSPKDHDSNNDGHHVFPFPYQEQQQNYYYDIEDFDQKQRYSPNFDLPELPMHKKASRNFSPVSHTYGNGVHNSLFMGRAPEKRSSCVRSFLYTIICILVVLTVGFILGFVMATTKDLTAVSINSIENPIVSKDELVFNIVVEAFNPGWFSVDVGDVELDLFARSGYLPDDDRAEIKETDAKVETVKLGTIHSLESTMNFRGGFFSRESTIQKAEIKLLNPGKDVTEQKSRNRSGTDPDNTEKWEIISENPFDLIITGILKYDLPLVSTTKSVVVRKIGYIDPTLFI, encoded by the coding sequence ATGTCGGATGAAAAACATAATGAAATGAAAAGTGATGCTCAATCGGTAAGTGCTGTGCTGGAGGAAGTCAAGATTAAAAACTCACACGATGAGCAGGATGCTATATCTGCGAAAAGCAGCAAACTCAAAGACAATAGAGCCAGAAGCTCGCCATCAAAGAATAcgaaaaatttggaaatatcAACGAGGAGTCATAGCAGACTTGGAGAACATGCTAGTCTTGACCCTTCAAATAAGACCAAAAAAGCAGTCGAAGATCAAAAGACCCAGGATACAAGTACTACTGAAAACCAAACTCGTCTTTCACAGACTAGTCTGTCTAATGGAGTTCCCAAAATTGGCATGAGCCAACACGTACCTGCAAGCGGTAGCACAACACCATCGAGGCCGTCTCACTCTTTGCAACCCAACGCGCAGCTCAATAGGAGTACTAttaacaacatcaacaaatccTTAAAAGCAAAGCAAAAAATCATACATTCAAAAGAGCCACATCCAAAAAACACTGCACTTATTTCGAATatgatcaacaaatctCCCCAATCCTCGGTATTTCCAAGCTTATCATCTGGTCCGAGTAAAATAGATTTGGAGTTTGCAGCACAATCAAACCCTggcttgttgaaaaataatGGTGTTTCGACTTCGACACCTACTCTCAAAACAGGCAATAGAGttgcaaatgatgaaaatgcaAAGCACGATTTGACCCGACTACCCCAACCGTCGATAGCATCACTTCCTCAATCACAAATAGAGGGACAATCAAGACAGCAATCACAACAGGCTCTACCgtcaacaaattttacCCTACATCCTAATATctccaatttgaatacgTCTTCAGTGGCAAACTTGAACGATAAAGACATGCCAAATAAACAGGcaaaacagaaaaagaTTGCAAAGCAAAGCTCGACAAAAACTGATTTTTTTGCTGCAAAACTTGCAAGTGCTGTGGATGACGTTGAAAGTAGTGATAGTGACGAAACGTTTGTGTACGAAAATAACGACGACACTTTCGATACGACGAATAATGCAAATCCGATGAATCTAGCCGATGGGGTTAGCATTAATGGAAGTGTGAGTGGAGCTCATACATCTTATCCTGGCGGTAAGGCCCCCCCCTCAGTATTCGAAGCTGAACAACTTAATGATAACAAGCCGCATAGATTAATGTCAAGCAAGGCTCCGTCCATTGCAAATTCGATGAATAGTCAAGCACATTTGGATACTCATGTGTTGAGAAGACCAGTTCAGGGACGTGCCCTTTCTGGTACCTCCATCATTGAGAGTGGTCAAAGAAGTCCTATGCATACGGCAATCTCAGATAGGGTGTCAATTCAGGATCTCAGTCTACCTCAAGGAGACAAGAGCAAAAGAACTGTGAGTGTTTCCCAGTCCATAAATGATGGGTGTAACAATGACGTATATTCGTTCCAGGAAAGTGAGGGGGAGTTAGGAAGGGGTACCTCTACCGAAGATGAGGGCCTGGACAGAGCCAACCCCACACAAGGAAatatatcaacaaatcaattgacgTCGCAGCAGTATCTTCACACTTCACAGGCCCCAGCAGAGTCGTCAGTAGCCCAATCTATATCCAGCAAAAACGCTTTGAAAAGAGAACACAAGTCGTCTACAACCTCTTCCAAGTTGAGGTCTACTACGTCGaaattatttgataaaaaagGATCACAGCCAAGAAGGTATAGCACCATCCCCGATGACATTGATATAGAGgactttgatgatgagcTTATCTACTACGACAATAACGTCAAGTTCCCACATCCCAATGAATCCTCATCATTGCTCAattcaaaccaaagaaTACCACATTACAGATCGTTGAATTTGAGCTTTCCAAGAACAAGAGGTCAAAGTAAGAGATTTTTATCTACCGGTCAGCCTTTAAGTCCCAAGGACCATgattcaaacaatgatGGTCATCACGTTTTTCCTTTTCCGTATCAGGAGCAACAGCAGAATTACTATTATGACATAGAggattttgatcaaaagcAAAGATACAGCCCCAATTTCGATCTACCAGAGCTACCTATGCATAAGAAAGCTTCACGAAATTTCAGTCCCGTTAGTCATACATATGGTAATGGAGTTCACAACTCATTATTTATGGGCCGTGCACCAGAGAAAAGATCTAGTTGTGTTCGGTCGTTTTTATACACTATTATTTGCATTCTAGTGGTTCTTACTGTTGGTTTCATATTAGGATTTGTGATGGCAACCACAAAAGATTTGACCGCAGTTAGCATCAACTCGATTGAGAATCCAATCGTTAGCAAAGACGAGCTAGTTTTTAATATCGTGGTGGAAGCGTTCAACCCTGGTTGGTTTTCTGTTGATGTTGGCGATGTCGAGTTGGATTTATTTGCTCGAAGTGGGTATCTTCCTGATGATGACAGAGCCGAAATTAAGGAGACCGATGCAAAGGTTGAAACGGTGAAGTTGGGTACGATTCATTCTTTGGAGTCGACAATGAACTTCAGGGGCGGATTTTTTTCCAGAGAGTCTACTATTCAAAAAGCAGAGATTAAGTTACTCAATCCGGGAAAGGATGTAACAGAACAAAAGTCGCGAAACCGCAGTGGAACGGACCCGGACAATACGGAGAAATGGGAGATCATCAGTGAGAATCCTTTCGATTTGATCATTACAGGAATATTGAAATACGATCTACCATTAGTTTCAACTACGAAATCCGTTGTGGTTAGAAAAATCGGTTACATTGATCCTACACTATTCATTTAG
- a CDS encoding Yfh1 frataxin, translated as MFRRSVKSSQYILRQSLKKRLPTATRLMPLKISSIPMNATIGLKFYSISTQGEKLDGKIDQISDGEYNKLSNEYLENLSDELEELNGDYEQVDAELSHGVLTLTLPPNGTYVINKQPPNKQIWLSSPISGPKRYDLIQGQWRTLRDGSLLTELLEQEISEALKTDFKFESVSS; from the coding sequence ATGTTTAGACGATCTGTAAAACTGTCCCAATATATTCTACGTCAATCTTTAAAGAAAAGACTTCCTACAGCAACAAGGTTGATGccattgaaaatatcatcTATTCCTATGAACGCCACAATTGGTCTTAAATTTTACTCAATCAGCACACAGGGTGAAAAGCTTGATggcaaaattgatcaaatttctGACGGAGAATACAACAAACTATCTAACGAGTACCTTGAAAACTTATCCGACGAATTAGAGGAATTGAACGGAGATTATGAACAGGTTGATGCAGAGCTTAGTCATGGTGTTTTAACATTAACCTTGCCCCCAAATGGCACATATGTGATTAACAAACAACCTccaaacaaacaaatttggCTCAGCTCACCAATAAGTGGTCCGAAACGGTATGATTTAATCCAGGGCCAATGGAGGACTTTGAGAGATGGCAGTTTACTAACAGAATTGTTGGAGCAGGAAATATCGGAGGCTCTTAAAACTGACTTTAAATTTGAGTCAGTGAGCTCATGA
- a CDS encoding Sec66 protein (S. cerevisiae homolog SEC66 has role in filamentous growth, posttranslational protein targeting to membrane, translocation and localizes to Sec62/Sec63 complex): MSEESPTPEPELVKISIFTPLIYVGVVLSIFVAFSIFYRRRRLAKFQQTEPIFKENYNAILYQQLKSQYTDPDLPKDQKPHEKVMKAALLRRGVEAIRRSMKLKENEPVFNKLYQNGSIGDDMFKQLEFEIKFQELELREIVAETEQYKKGWSQTFFPLAQEICFNEALRRRLNAVDDRAGKLSELWDL; the protein is encoded by the coding sequence ATGTCAGAAGAGTCTCCCACCCCAGAACCTGAATTGGTAAAAATTTCCATTTTTACTCCCTTGATCTATGTTGGGGTAGTGTTATCCATATTTGTGGCGTTTTCTATATTTTACAGAAGACGTAGACttgcaaaatttcaacaaaccGAACCTATCTTCAAAGAGAATTACAATGCAATCCTATACCAGCAACTAAAGTCTCAATATACAGATCCTGATTTACCAAAGGATCAAAAACCGCATGAAAAAGTGATGAAAGCTGCTTTACTACGTAGAGGAGTTGAAGCTATCAGGAGAAGcatgaagttgaaagagAATGAACCAGTGTTTAACAAATTATACCAAAATGGACTGATTGGAGATGATATGTTTAAGCAATTGGAATTTGAGatcaaatttcaagaattAGAATTGAgagaaattgttgctgaaaCTGAACAGTATAAAAAAGGCTGGTCGCAAACGTTCTTCCCGTTGGCGCAAGAAATATGTTTTAATGAAGCATTGAGAAGAAGATTGAATGCAGTTGATGATAGGGCTGGAAAATTGTCCGAGCTTTGGGATTTATAG
- a CDS encoding Goa1 protein — protein MALRIQLLKRPICLKTSKRTLFQSYTGLPRNSYIANKTYPLLVWNNLIPYQFKYLSGLGAGVLAFVNLHPQVWITLGPPIIIAGYYLNKRLKHDLYVRNSNQVVDGDRESVSGYPPTEIVKLLPYDETQLYNVQEEIDNEYESLRRQVVDVVGKRIIEYVTANPKLLQKDEILSSFVDNSQFNINISENEIESWVTSQVKLPESSAKDGDELIRFIKLSIPYYSEKTLKTRKRLGLISVYLLKLNDTDWAISLEISPLGWKAKSTWIRGISSVENMESELYKKFRNI, from the coding sequence ATGGCTCTCCGGATTCAGTTGTTAAAAAGACCAATATGTCTCAAGACTTCAAAACGTACACTATTCCAATCTTATACAGGGTTACCGAGGAACTCATACATAGCTAATAAGACTTACCCGCTACTAGTATGGAATAACTTAATACCATACCAATTCAAATATCTTAGTGGCTTAGGGGCAGGAGTATTGGCATTTGTCAATCTTCATCCACAAGTTTGGATTACGTTGGGACCTCCGATTATAATTGCTGGATActatttgaacaaaagattgaagCACGATTTGTATGTGCGAAATTCCaatcaagttgttgatggtgacAGGGAACTGGTGTCAGGGTATCCCCCTACtgaaattgtaaaattaTTACCGTATGATGAAACACAATTGTACAACGTTCAAGAGGAGATTGACAACGAATACGAATCCTTAAGGAGACAGGTTGTGGATGTGGTGGGGAAGAGGATAATTGAGTATGTCACTGCAAATCCAAAATTACTTCAGAAAGACGAAATCTTGTCGAGTTTCGTTGATAACTCccaattcaatatcaatatatCTGAAAACGAAATTGAAAGCTGGGTCACAAGTCAGGTGAAGTTGCCTGAAAGCTCTGCAAAAGACGGTGATGAGCTCATAcgattcatcaaattgCTGATCCCTTATTACAGTGAAAAGACGCTCAAAACACGAAAGAGACTAGGCTTGATATCAGTGTACTTGTTGAAGCTCAATGATACTGACTGGGCTATTTCCCTCGAAATATCTCCATTGGGCTGGAAAGCAAAGTCGACCTGGATACGAGGTATTTCATCTGTAGAGAATATGGAAAGTGAGTTATATAAAAAGTTTAGAAACATCTAA
- a CDS encoding Bas1 transcription facto (protein with Myb-like DNA-binding motif): protein MNHDDSKNVNNSKKRVVQIDPLDVTEYLGFQTHRKGARKPWTKEEDTELSKLVSSELEKGGDLESIDWDKIAEQIPSDGLRKSKDCRKRWSNSLDPNLRKGKWTPEEDELLVKAFEKFGSAWLKVAQEIKGRTDDQCAKRYVEVLDPKTKDRLKPWTEEEDLLLIKQVKLYGTKWRTICSAFESRPSLTCRNRWRKLVTEVVRGKASIKIKEEVESVTNGNSSSVLETLNRQQEELSKIRSDYDSRVNVKRRKTNTERVPTAPLQYPSIHNKLSTKSETEWSYSVNQGAHDHYCNTQSKPHIGTISNREQVKVLIEYAKTNGVEISIHQHIHHHYSQTSHTSNGNELTSPGSSTSGTNILEPEEQISRFQHFNYLPPMTQTPKLNSSTDQSTKNDTTQHYHHHHHHHHHTEKGNENQSAHRSNLQRAELADDTESVKESNLQRLLNGEEYTGSQIASNPNPLTPLTQAVEIVRAADAATYTGTGSYSSNDFGSNQKSHLYDQQANEVGDNTNFWEQTKTTTHHAARQHQTSSDRNERKHSSHSHTQSHGQDSSHDLAQALASKHPSLHYANNTSRGDHSSSQYSSGYSEGVNNEEDGEEEVLARELEETGIDEDVLNSYGLFYNVYTKEGSTFPDAQPNQQPQSQNAYGRNGNAYDQWGSDFIIPFNPS, encoded by the coding sequence ATGAACCACGATGACTCaaaaaatgtcaacaactcaaagaaaagagtAGTGCAAATAGACCCCTTGGACGTGACGGAATATTTGGGGTTCCAGACACACCGAAAGGGTGCCCGCAAACCATGGACCAAAGAGGAGGACACAGAGCTATCAAAATTGGTATCGAGCGAGTTGGAGAAAGGTGGGGACTTGGAATCGATAGATTGGGATAAAATAGCAGAACAAATACCATCTGATGGTTTGAGAAAGAGTAAAGATTGCAGGAAAAGGTGGAGCAATTCTTTAGACCCCAATCTTCGGAAGGGGAAATGGACACCGGAAGAGGACGAATTGTTGGTAAAAGCGTTCGAGAAGTTTGGATCTGCATGGCTAAAAGTTGCGCAAGAGATCAAGGGCAGAACGGATGATCAATGTGCCAAAAGGTACGTTGAAGTCTTGGATCCCAAAACAAAGGACCGTTTAAAGCCGTGGACGGAGGAAGAGGACCTTTTATTAATAAAGCAAGTCAAACTTTATGGGACCAAATGGAGAACTATATGTAGTGCCTTTGAAAGTAGGCCGTCCTTGACGTGCCGCAACCGTTGGAGAAAATTGGTGACAGAGGTTGTGCGAGGGAAAGCTAGCATTAAAATAAAAGAGGAAGTGGAGAGCGTCACGAATGGAAATTCTTCAAGTGTGTTGGAAACATTGAATCGCCAACAAGAAGAGCTTTCAAAGATTCGCCTGGATTACGATTCGAGAGTAAACGTAAAGAGGCGGAAAACCAACACAGAGAGGGTCCCTACAGCACCTTTGCAGTATCCTTCTATTCATAATAAATTGAGTACCAAATCAGAAACAGAATGGCTGTATTCGGTAAACCAGGGTGCCCACGATCATTATTGCAACACCCAAAGTAAGCCCCACATAGGAACAATCAGCAATCGAGAACAAGTGAAAGTTCTTATAGAATATGCAAAAACCAATGGGGTTGAAATCTCGATACACCAACACATTCACCATCATTACTCACAGACTTCTCATACTTCGAATGGGAATGAACTTACCTCGCCAGGGAGCTCCACCAGCGGGACCAACATTCTTGAACCCGAGGAGCAAATCTCCCGTTTTCAACACTTTAATTATCTACCTCCAATGACGCAAACACCGAAGCTTAATTCATCCACCGACCAACTGACAAAGAATGATACAACCCAACATtatcaccaccatcaccatcatcatcatcatacaGAGAAGGGAAATGAAAACCAGTCCGCGCACAGAAGCAATCTACAACGTGCTGAATTAGCGGACGATACTGAATCGGTGAAGGAGTCAAATCTTCAGAGATTGTTGAATGGTGAGGAATACACTGGTAGTCAGATAGCATCAAACCCAAATCCCTTAACACCTTTAACACAAGCCGTCGAGATTGTTAGGGCGGCAGATGCCGCAACTTATACTGGCACTGGTAGCTATTCTAGCAATGATTTTGGCAGCAATCAAAAGAGTCATTTGTATGATCAACAAGCAAATGAAGTAGGGGACAATACAAACTTTTGGGAACAGACTAAAACGACAACCCATCATGCGGCAAGACAACATCAAACCAGTAGTGACAGGAATGAAAGAAAGCATTCATCGCATTCACACACACAGTCTCATGGGCAAGACAGCTCACACGACCTTGCGCAGGCTCTTGCTTCAAAGCATCCTTCATTACACTATGCTAACAATACATCACGTGGCGACCATTCCAGCTCTCAATACCTGTCGGGGTACTCTGAAGGCGTAAACAATGAAGAGGATGGGGAAGAAGAAGTGTTGGCAAGAGAATTGGAGGAAACCGGTATTGACGAGGATGTTTTGAACTCGTATGGGTTGTTCTACAATGTCTACACAAAAGAGGGCTCGACATTCCCAGATGCTCAACCtaatcaacaaccacaactgCAAAATGCATATGGACGAAACGGAAACGCTTATGATCAATGGGGTAGTGATTTCATCATACCGTTCAATCCATCTTAA
- a CDS encoding Mrp8 protein: MSNLEEINKKVQELEGLIEKQSKVIATTGQKLLEIQVKDVKSRMAEIDSGSNKSHGFDAADYIGNDDIVQLVTELQSQLDNLEDRATRRTYNSTLTEDEKKIAPLSNKDGDEPQFALPSTLREFKDMAKAKILELGVFYEIILPNEEEINEVLEKDSGNSKNDIIDLAKNKDISKLEDQFSDEQVDEVFDELARYFGIRYRRVSVGW, translated from the coding sequence ATGTCAAACTTAGAAGAAATTAACAAGAAGGTCCAGGAGCTAGAAGGACTCATAGAGAAGCAGTCGAAAGTGATCGCCACTACCGGCcaaaaattattggaaaTCCAGGTCAAGGATGTCAAATCTCGCATGGCAGAAATTGATTCGGGGTCCAATAAATCTCATGGATTTGATGCAGCCGATTACATTGGAAATGATGATATTGTACAATTGGTGACTGAATTGCAATCACAATTGGATAACTTGGAGGACAGGGCTACTCGTCGTACTTACAATTCGACTTTGACAGAggatgaaaaaaaaatagcCCCTTTGAGCAACAAAGATGGCGACGAACCACAATTTGCACTCCCATCGACGTTGAGAGAATTTAAGGATATGGCAAAAGCCAAAATACTTGAGTTAGGAGTGTTTTATGAGATAATTTTaccaaatgaagaagagataAATGAGGTTTTGGAGAAGGATTCTGGTAACAGCAAAAACGATATAATAGATCTTGCAAAGAACAAAgacatttcaaaattagAAGACCAGTTTAGTGATGAACAAGTGGACGAAGTATTCGATGAATTGGCTAGATATTTTGGAATCAGGTATAGAAGAGTCAGTGTTGGCTGGTGA
- a CDS encoding Fgr3 protein (protein lacking an homolog in S. cerevisiae), which translates to MPRLKSVRGPKRLSKNVIIAQEYHRQNVNKLLITIKLPSDKLKSVDNNPTPYMSNDILRSLPLPGVVSDATNNQQIQELPDLSNIFDFDVGEFDELETELNRALNQPQTERRRSSENRGLDIIEALKASPRRRDSSSGKSENLSALPSKPPLQPVTPTRRRKTTKCNPPSSTRQAANYKSVPANIAPILQSELPGFQDEDDDGIKIESMIFSLKDPLGGSKIKLPVRSRFCLHFECFDYENFCLFYKIPKSIKDITRKNLIQHNFDELARRKNSSQSSSQGSQKQSGRQATYQQIIPYQANFGSDYNSPSVIQQLKLSPYVKIVDNPLPGDNYTSSFIAPGYQSCPFYSCPICSTKFPLNALLISDAFNYFVRITSPSAEGIELVGSEKYRSMGETETNSSGRSAAATNDEHVLMISSDDEEDEKEHQESATKQKMKLGNFINRPVPPDKFEPVSNVTNYDPNSDDHGLSRDDPIILD; encoded by the coding sequence ATGCCCAGGCTAAAGTCCGTTCGTGGCCCCAAGCGGTTAAGTAAAAATGTTATTATTGCACAAGAATATCATAGACAGAATGTGAACAAGTTATTGATAACTATTAAGTTGCCGCTGGATAAATTAAAGAGTGTCGACAACAACCCGACCCCATACATGTCAAACGATATTCTCCGCTCACTACCTTTACCAGGGGTGGTATCAGATGCCACCAACAATCAGcaaattcaagaattaCCAGACTTGCTGAATATATTCGATTTTGATGTAGGGgagtttgatgaattagAAACGGAGTTGAACCGAGCTTTGAACCAGCCTCAAACGGAGCGACGAAGAAGCAGTGAAAATAGAGGCTTGGATATAATCGAAGCACTAAAAGCAAGCCCAAGAAGGAGAGACCTGAGTAGTGGAAAGAGTGAAAATTTGAGTGCTCTACCAAGTAAACCACCATTGCAACCTGTAACACCGACCCGGCGAAGAAAGACTACAAAATGCAACCCGCCCCTGTCAACGAGACAAGCTGCAAATTACAAATCTGTACCAGCAAATATAGCTCCGATTTTACAATCAGAACTACCAGGATTccaagatgaagatgacgatggGATAAAGATagaatcaatgattttctCATTAAAGGATCCATTGGGTGGTAGTAAGATAAAACTACCTGTCAGGTCGAGGTTTTGCTTGCATTTTGAGTGTTTTGATTATGAAAATTTCTGCCTTTTCTATAAAATTCCGAAATCTATCAAGGATATAACACGGAAGAATTTGATACAACACAACTTCGATGAGTTGGcaagaagaaagaataGTTCACAATCATCTTCTCAAGGTTCGCAGAAACAAAGCGGTCGACAGGCCACGTACCAACAGATAATACCATACCAAGCGAACTTTGGTTCTGATTATAATTCACCGCTGgttattcaacaacttaAACTTTCCCCATATGTCAAGATTGTTGACAACCCATTACCGGGAGATAATTACACATCGAGTTTTATTGCACCAGGATACCAAAGTTGTCCATTTTACTCCTGTCCTATTTGTAGTACAAAGTTTCCACTAAATGCATTGCTAATTAGCGATGCGTTCAACTACTTTGTGAGGATTACCTCTCCGCTGGCGGAAGGGATAGAATTGGTTGGACTGGAAAAGTATCGATCTATGGGAGAAACCGAAACCAATTCAAGTGGAAGAAGCGCGGCAGCTACTAACGATGAACATGTATTAATGATAAGCTCcgatgacgaagaagacGAGAAGGAACATCAGGAATCAGCAACCAAGCAGAAAATGAAACTTggaaatttcatcaatcgCCCAGTTCCTCCCGACAAATTTGAACCGGTATCAAACGTAACAAATTATGACCCGAACTCAGACGACCACGGACTTAGTCGCGATGATCCGATTATTTTGGACTGA